GGCAAAGTGGGGAAATGTCGGCGAATTATTGGATGCGACGTTGCGAAATGGGCAGGAAGGCGGCAAAATCGTTGATTTTTACCCGACGTGCGTGTTTGTGCAGGGCCCGAATCGGGCCGTCTATTGGTTGGAAAACGGCGTGCGCCACCATTTGGCCGATGTATTTTGGGGCGAAGCCGTGCGCATTTCGGCGGTCGAGTTGCGCATGATGCCGGAAGGCCCGCCGCTTTCGTGGGAACAAGCGGCCGCGCGGCTTACGCAATTGCACGAGCTTGCGAATGAACCATTTTGGACGACCGACGGCGCGCTTTGCCAGACGCCGGATGGCGCAATCTGGCAAATATGCGGCGCCGCGCTGCGGAAAGTGACGGTACCGTTGGCGCTTTCGGCATGGAAGTTGCTTGGCCGCCCGATCAAAATGCTCGACGACCATACACTTATGTCAATACTGCCGCAAGGCAGGCCGATATTGCCGCCAACCGTATTAGTGGAACCGGAACTGTAGCAATCGCCGGGAAAATAGGCGAAAGCCCATGTCGATAGTGGAATGCCGCAAGCATAAATTAAAGAGACCCTATACACTTTCAGCTTGCGAAGAAAGCCTGTGGGAGGTTGGATGCAATGGAGGATAAGATTACCGCAATCGTGCAATCTTTATCCGATTCGCAGCGGCATATTTCCGGTATTTTGCATGCAGGCAAAGACATTGCCGCGCATATGTCCGGTATCGTACAAGCGATTCCCGATGCCGATTTTACTTTTAACGGTTTTGGCGAAATTTCCGCGGCGGCGACGTCCGTCAATGCCAATGTAGTCAGCTATTTAAATAGTTTGGCCGGATTGGAGAACGCGATTGCCGACCATCTGTCCGCCATTATGCATGAATTAAACGGCGGGGAAGAGGAATGACCATGAAGCGGGAAGATATTTTTGTCAATATGCTGCAGTCGATAGCCGAGATTCATCGCCATATCGCCTCTATTTTGGAAGCAAAATCGTTTGAAGCGGAAAAATCGCGAAATTGGCTTCGCCTGCATATGGTTCCGTCACTTTTTGCGCAGCATAAGGAGCAACTGGAACAGTCCGTCCAATTTCATGAGCAAATGATCGAGATGATCGACGGTATTACGAAACTGGAAGAAGCGATGGCAAGCAGCATGAAAACTATACTTGGCCAACAAGATGAGGAGAGCCCGGGATCGTCAGGCGGGTTATTCGACTTGTTCGGCACCGGCGGCGGCATAAAATGAATTGGTTAACCAGAGAGAAAGAGATCAAACTGCAAATTTTGCAATCGCTGGCCGATTGCCAAACTTCGCTTTCCCGCATTTTGGCCTGCGTGGCGGATGCGCCGCTTACGGGCATAACCGCCGATACGGCCGCCGAATTACTGAATAGCGCCGGCAACTGCCAACGCGCGATCGGCAAACTATTAAGCGGCGTGAAGCTGCGGGAGATGAAAGCGGGCCGGCTTGCCGCGCCCTGGATAAACAAAGCCGTGCGGGTAGCGACGGCGGCGCCTCCAAAGTGAAAAACGGCTTGGAACAATACAACATGGGATGGCAAATGTTTACGGAACCCCGAGGTGCGCGGAAGTTTCGTTTTTTTTTTTTAGCGCAAATTGGTTCATTCGCGGAATTTGCCGGATTAAGGGACAACACTCTATAAACTTGTACTGCCGCACGCATACGATAGGTAGAAGCAAAAGTCATCACAAGGAGTGGAAGCAATGAACATCGTCATTATGGCGGGCGGCTCCGGCACGCGTTTTTGGCCGAAAAGCGTAAGTGCCAAACCGAAGCAGTTTCTTGCGCTTACATCCGAACGATCCCTCCTGCAAGATACGTACTGGCGGTTTCGCCAGTGGCTGCCTGCGGAAAACATCTACGTCGTTACTTCGGGAAAATATCTTGAAATGGTGTGCGAGCAGCTTGCAGAAG
The genomic region above belongs to Bacilli bacterium and contains:
- a CDS encoding nucleoside-diphosphate sugar epimerase, encoding MEDKITAIVQSLSDSQRHISGILHAGKDIAAHMSGIVQAIPDADFTFNGFGEISAAATSVNANVVSYLNSLAGLENAIADHLSAIMHELNGGEEE
- a CDS encoding restriction endonuclease subunit S; protein product: MKREDIFVNMLQSIAEIHRHIASILEAKSFEAEKSRNWLRLHMVPSLFAQHKEQLEQSVQFHEQMIEMIDGITKLEEAMASSMKTILGQQDEESPGSSGGLFDLFGTGGGIK